The nucleotide window TGGCCGTTCGGCGCGGCCATCGGGATGGTCATCTCCGTCGTCGTCGTGGCGCTGCTGATCCTCGGCACGCGCCTCGGCGGCGGCCTGTTCGCACAGGGGGGTGAGGAGTCGTGACCCGAGGCGGTCGCCTCGCGGGGCTGTTCGAGCGGGCCGTCCAGGCCCACGCCTCGCGCATGGCCGCGGTCGTCATCGCGCTGGTGATCGCGTTCCTCTGGGTGCCGATCGCGGTGCTCGTGTTCATGTCGTTCGCCGACGGGGGCGTGCTGTCGTTCCCGCCGGATAAGCTCACCCTCCGGTGGTACCGGGTGTTCCTTTCGAACGACGCCGCGCTGGACGCCATCGTGACGACGCTGACCATCTCTGTCCCGGCGACGGTCGTCAGCGTCGTCCTTTCCACGATGATCGCGTACGCCGTCAACCGGTACGTGTTCCCGGGCCGGAGCTGGCTGCAGCTCCTCGCGACGCTGCCGATCATCGTCCCGCTCGTGGTGACCGGCGTCGCCATGGTGCTGTTCTTCAAGGGGACGCTCGGCCTCCCGGACTACATCTCGGTAGTGATCGCCCACGTGATCAGGACGATCCCGTTCGCGACGCTGGTCATCCTCCCGACGTTCCTGACGTTCGACCGGCGGCTGGAGGAGGCCTCGAAGGACCTCGGCGCGGACGAACTCCGGACGTTCTGGCAGGTCACCCTCCCGAACATCTTCCCGGGGATCGTCGCCGGCGGCCTGCTCGCGTTCACCCTTTCGTTCAACGAGTTCGTCTACACCTACTTCGTGAAGGGGTCGGGCGACCCGACGCTGCCGGTGTACATCTGGAACCAGATCCGCTACAACGTCACGCCGGAGGTGAACGTCATCAGCGTCGTGTTCCTGCTCGTCGCGGTGTCGATGGTGCTCGTGGCCGTCTCGCTCACGCGGGTCGAACTGCTCGCGCGACGCTGACGCGGGCCGGCCGCGAGCGTCGTCCGGCACCGGACGATCCCCTTCCCGTGAATCTCTTGTTCGACCGGCCTCCCTTCGAGAGCCGTCGGTGAGGACGACTGGGAGAACTGGGTTCCCGCGCGTTCGAATCCGCACGTCGCGTCGTTTCGAACGGGGGCGAGACGACGGTTCGAACGAGACGACGAACCGGTTCGACCGGAGCGACCCGGCCGACTACTTGAACCGGAACGTCTCGAGGTTCTTCGGCGCGAACGTCCGCATGTTGTAGTCGTGGTACAGCGCCGAGGAGAGGTCCTGCACGGAGCGCTCGTCGCCGTGGACGCATAGCACCTTCTCCGGCCGGGGGTTCATCGTCTTCACGAAGTTCTCGAGCCCCTGCCGGTCCGCGTGCCCGGAGAAGCCGTCGACGGTCTCCACGTCCATCTTCAGGGTGAGCGTGTCCGTGCGGCCCGAGCCGTTGCGGTTCTGGACCGGGATCTCCTCCCAGCCGTTCTGGATGCGGCGCCCCAGCGTCCCCTGGGCCTGGTAGCCGACGAAGGTGAGGATGGACTCCTCCTCGCCGCCGAGGTGCCGGAGCCAGGACATGATCGGGCCGCCGGTGACCATACCTGAGGTCGAGAGGATGATGCAGGGGCCGCCGTCGGCGACGTCCTGGCGCTCCTCCTCGCCGCCGTCGATGTGGTTGAACTGGTCCGCGAGGAACGGGTTCTCGTCCTCGTGGAAGATGCGGTCGCGGAGCTCGTCGCGCAGGTACTCGGGGTAGGTCGTGTGGATGGCCGTCGCCTCCCAGATCATCCCGTCGAGGTGGACGGGCATCTCGGGGATCTTCCCCGAGCGCATCGCCTCCTCGATGACG belongs to Halorarum halophilum and includes:
- a CDS encoding ABC transporter permease; the protein is MTRGGRLAGLFERAVQAHASRMAAVVIALVIAFLWVPIAVLVFMSFADGGVLSFPPDKLTLRWYRVFLSNDAALDAIVTTLTISVPATVVSVVLSTMIAYAVNRYVFPGRSWLQLLATLPIIVPLVVTGVAMVLFFKGTLGLPDYISVVIAHVIRTIPFATLVILPTFLTFDRRLEEASKDLGADELRTFWQVTLPNIFPGIVAGGLLAFTLSFNEFVYTYFVKGSGDPTLPVYIWNQIRYNVTPEVNVISVVFLLVAVSMVLVAVSLTRVELLARR